A stretch of the Aegilops tauschii subsp. strangulata cultivar AL8/78 chromosome 4, Aet v6.0, whole genome shotgun sequence genome encodes the following:
- the LOC141021738 gene encoding uncharacterized protein has translation MAFADEYKDVEAHGNTKLHVIHTNDKKQMAITLAQYERHLSLQRHKIVGIDLEYNNEPEATQKPALCQLSIGKKHPVLLFQLSAAERCTIFDNFLADPRYTFAGFSIDGDKTRLERVNLEVANFVDI, from the coding sequence ATGGCGTTCGCCGACGAGTACAAGGACGTGGAGGCCCACGGCAACACCAAGTTGCACGTCATCCACACCAACGACAAGAAGCAGATGGCGATCACCCTCGCGCAGTACGAGCGCCACCTTAGCCTCCAGCGCCACAAGATCGTCGGCATTGATCTTGAGTACAACAACGAGCCTGAAGCAACGCAGAAACCTGCCCTCTGCCAACTCTCCATCGGCAAGAAACACCCGGTGCTGCTCTTCCAACTGAGCGCCGCTGAAAGGTGCACCATCTTCGACAACTTCCTCGCCGACCCCAGGTACACCTTTGCAGGCTTCTCCATCGATGGCGACAAAACCAGGCTAGAGCGCGTCAATCTGGAGGTCGCAAACTTCGTCGACATCTAG